The Candidatus Tumulicola sp. genomic sequence ACCTTCCGTCATACTGATTTCCCCGACAAAGGCCGAAGGCTGCCGACAACCTATTGATTCCTTACGATGATTATCATGTTCAACCTCAGCGGGGCGGCAATTACCTCACCTGGCAGGAGTCTGATCTCAAGCGTGTGGATGTCACCGCTGAGCACTCCATGTTGTGCGAGGCTTGGTTCACCAACCAGGGGTGGGTTGAGTTGGATGTCAATGTCTTTATTTTCCCCTGGAGGTGGCATGATTGTCTGTCTCTGGTCTTGGGTCGGGTCTATCAGTCGGTAATTGTCGGCCAGGATTAGAATCCTAGCACTAGATGTGGAGTCGGCGGTGCCCCTGAGTTCGACGTCTTGATCCGGCGCGGAATAGAAGTACATCACTTGCGGGGCTTGCGGGGCTTGTTCGGGCGTGGTCGGGGTTACGGGAACGAAAATAAAGGTTTTTGTGTAGCCCGAATCCACCAAATGAACCCATTTAGTGCGAACTTTGTCCATCTCGTCATCAACCTGTTTGTGTACGCCGAATAAGTTGTCGGCGATACCGGGCGTGTACGAACTCTTCCCCGCGATGAGCAGCGCAGAAATCAGGGCTGTCGCCACAAACATCACTATGGCTGCAGTTCGAGCCGTCTTGGCATCCAATAGGTCGCTCACGATCTTCACGCGCCCTACCCCCAAATCCCTCGGCGATTTCCTGCCGCACGCGCTGCCTAGTTCAAGGGTACATCAAACCGGAAATGTGCGCAAGATGCTAGCAGCCGGAGAGCCCCTAAGGCGGTGTTTCACTGCGAGACCGCCGCTTTTCGGTTGCGAACTAAGTAAGGATGACGTCGCGTTTCGCTTTGTCGCTCGCGGTTATCGTTGTGACAGCCGCGCGGCCCTCTCGCCGCGCCATTGCGAAAACATTGCCAGCTTCATTGCGGCGACAACAATATACCGGTTCTTGGAGCTAAACCAGGCTCTCACCCGTATGCCTCCACGATTGAGTTTAACAGAGAGACGTCGCGGGGCCACTAGTGAAGTCCGCAAACTTAAGCCCTAGCCCACGGCTGAAAATGCAGACGAAAGGATATTTATTCGATAGGGCAAGAGGGTCCAGCGGCGAATGTGGGATGCCCACCTCGCTGGGGTGCGCTATTTGTTCGAGGCGGCATTGAAGATCGCTCGAATCGTCGTCGTTGGTCTCGCTGCGGCACTTGTGCTTCCATTCGAACTTGCGCCGTTGTCGACGACTGCCGCGACTATTAGCGAATCCGCCGGGCGCATTTCACTCACGGCAGAGAACGAACCACTACGCGACGTCCTCCTCAAGCTCGGTAAGCAAGTCGGAATCAACATCGTCGTCGGGAACGAAGTGCAAGGTCGAGTTAGCATGACGTTGCACGACGTGACGCTCGATCAAGCGCTCGAGGCGTTGACTTCGCAGTTCGGATACCGCATTCACCGCAGCGGGAACGTCATCGTCATTGGTGCCAGCGCTCAGGTTCGCGCAGTTGGAGCGGTTCCAAGCGCTACCCCGGGCGTCGCACCCGCTGTCATTCCGGTCACCGTCATTTCTGCGGACCGGGCAGCTTTAGTCCTGCGAGGCCTGTACCCGCACGCTCAAATCAGCGTAGATAGCTCAGCCAACGCAGTCATTGTCGTGGCCTCGCCCGAGGTGGTCCAAGCGATGCGCGGTGTCCTTCAAGGCATCGACGTACAGAATCCCACGCGACCGGTGAGTGAAGCCGTTCCAGTGCGAACGGTCAATGCCAAGGCGCTGGCGACTCGGCTGCAGGCGCTCTATCCGCGCGCGCGCATTTCCGCCGGTCCGAACAAGACGGTCATCGTAGTCGCTATCCCACAAGATCTAACGCAAATCAAGTCCGTGATCGCATCAATTGATACACGTACGGTCACGCCGGCACCCACCTTCGCTGCGGCCGAGGCGGTCAAAGTGACTCAAGCGCGGTCGCAAGATGTTGCCCGCGTGGTCGCGCGCCAGTATCCCGACGTGCGCGCCAGTGCCCTTGGAGCATCCGTGATCTTAAGCGGACCGCCCGATGAGATCGCAAAAGCCAAGGTGTTAATAGCATTGATCGACCTGCCGCAGGCAGGCAGCCGATTCACGCAAGTGTATCGCATCAAGTTCGTCGATGCGCGCTCGGTGGCGGGTTTGCTGACCCGCTCGTTCTCGGACATTCACGTGGACGTCGATGCCGATCTCAACGCGATCTCGGTGCTCGCCACGACATCGGAACAACAACGCATCGCAGACGCCGTCAACCAGCTAGACGTCGCGCCCGGAACTTCAGGCGCAACGAGCACGACAACGGGAGTGGCAGGCGCAGGCATGGCGGGTCCGGGCGGTACGAACATCGAGGTCATAACGCTAAAATCCGCACAGCCCGGGTTGACCCAAGGTGCGGTCTCAACCACCGCGACGGATATTCAAACAACTGTAACGCAAGCGCTGCAGGGCTCAGCCCCGGATCTTCGGATCACAGTGCCACCAAACTCAACGAGCCTGGTTCTCTCGGGAAGCCCGTACAGCATCAAGCTGGCCAGACAGCTCATCGACAAACTCGATGTTTCGCCGCCGCAGGTCGTGCTCGACACCGAAGTCCTCGAAGTGCAAGAGAGCACCGCCAAGAACTTGGGCTTGAATTTCCCGGTCGCGGTCATCGGTACGACGTACTCCGAGATTCAACCGATCGCCCCGCCGACCGGCGGCACCCCACCACCGCTGCTAGGCATCCAACCCTTTACTCGCACCGGAATCTCCATCACCGCGCAGCTCAACTTTCTCATTCAGCGCGGTCAGGCACGCGTGCTCGCCGACCCGCGCATCACGACCATGTCCGGCCGGACCGCCTCCATCAAAGCGGGCGACAACATCTCGATCCTGGTCACCAGTGGGGGAGGCGTCGGCGTGCCAACGCAAACCAGCGTCCAAAGCTTCCAGACTGGCGTCTTGCTGGACATCACCCCGGTCGTCAACAGCGGCGATGAGGTCTCCGTAACCTTGCATCCCAATGTGAGCAGCTTGGCCGGCATCAACAACGGCGTGCCGCAGATCTCCTCACGCGAAGTAGTGACGACCGTGCAGCTGCACGACAACCAGACGCTGGTGATCGGCGGTCTTATCCAAGAGAGCACCACGCGCACCGAAAACAGGCTGCCTATCTTGGGAGATCTCCCGCTCATCGGGCGTATCTTCCGCAATCAGCAGCTTACCCAGTCGCGCAACGAGCTGATCATCGTGGTTACGCCGCACATCTTACGTGCTGGCGAGAACCTCGTCGTTCCAGGGCCTGCCTTGCCAGTGCTGCCGACGCCGCGCGCGCTGCCGACGTTGCCACCTAATGCCAATCTGCCAACGCCAAGTGGCCAGTTCCCAATGGGTATGCCCTTGGCGCAGCCGACGCCGTCGCCCCAAGGCATGGTCAGCGTAACTCGCCTCGGTCAAGCCACACCTTTGCCGCTTCCGATGCCCTCGGCGTTCGCCGCGGCCAATGTCTTCACGTTCGGAAGTCCGCCACCAAATTCGTACGCCGGTCCAACCGATCCGGTGCGCATCTTGTATGCTTCATTTTCTCCAACTGTGTTGCGTAACGGCGCGCTCGTTCATGTTTCGGTCATCACCACGACCAACGCCAACGCGGTGGCGATCGGAGCGGGCGGTTACTCGTCAACGCTGACTCTTGTCTCGCCCGGGCAGTGGCAAGCCTCGTTCCCCTTCAATGCGGGGAGTATTCCGCTGGGACAAGTGCAAGCGCAACTGACGCTTACGGCTTCCAAACCTGATGGGTCCAACGCCACCTTGCAGATCCCGATCAGCGTACTACCGTGAAGGCTCGTGTCCTCGCGATATGCGTGCTCGTGCTGTGGGGTGGTGCGCTAGCCATCGCCGCCTGTGCGCACCTTCCCAGCTATTCGGTTGTGCCGGGGTCGACCCCAACTCCCACGCCTAGTGCCGG encodes the following:
- a CDS encoding secretin N-terminal domain-containing protein; the protein is MWDAHLAGVRYLFEAALKIARIVVVGLAAALVLPFELAPLSTTAATISESAGRISLTAENEPLRDVLLKLGKQVGINIVVGNEVQGRVSMTLHDVTLDQALEALTSQFGYRIHRSGNVIVIGASAQVRAVGAVPSATPGVAPAVIPVTVISADRAALVLRGLYPHAQISVDSSANAVIVVASPEVVQAMRGVLQGIDVQNPTRPVSEAVPVRTVNAKALATRLQALYPRARISAGPNKTVIVVAIPQDLTQIKSVIASIDTRTVTPAPTFAAAEAVKVTQARSQDVARVVARQYPDVRASALGASVILSGPPDEIAKAKVLIALIDLPQAGSRFTQVYRIKFVDARSVAGLLTRSFSDIHVDVDADLNAISVLATTSEQQRIADAVNQLDVAPGTSGATSTTTGVAGAGMAGPGGTNIEVITLKSAQPGLTQGAVSTTATDIQTTVTQALQGSAPDLRITVPPNSTSLVLSGSPYSIKLARQLIDKLDVSPPQVVLDTEVLEVQESTAKNLGLNFPVAVIGTTYSEIQPIAPPTGGTPPPLLGIQPFTRTGISITAQLNFLIQRGQARVLADPRITTMSGRTASIKAGDNISILVTSGGGVGVPTQTSVQSFQTGVLLDITPVVNSGDEVSVTLHPNVSSLAGINNGVPQISSREVVTTVQLHDNQTLVIGGLIQESTTRTENRLPILGDLPLIGRIFRNQQLTQSRNELIIVVTPHILRAGENLVVPGPALPVLPTPRALPTLPPNANLPTPSGQFPMGMPLAQPTPSPQGMVSVTRLGQATPLPLPMPSAFAAANVFTFGSPPPNSYAGPTDPVRILYASFSPTVLRNGALVHVSVITTTNANAVAIGAGGYSSTLTLVSPGQWQASFPFNAGSIPLGQVQAQLTLTASKPDGSNATLQIPISVLP